In a genomic window of Streptococcus oralis:
- the mapZ gene encoding cell division site-positioning protein MapZ — translation MSKKRRDRHKKGHQEPQFDFDEAKDLTVGQVIRKNEEVEAGVLPEDSILDKYIKQHREEIEADKFETRQFKKEELASTQNLEEMIQEVRESSEPSDQVDNSDMVAEESIEEIENDETTQFVPPLQDEENAEIEPLVLTETEPKEINEEQEEETYTPLSRSAQTEPETGSKKKGVIIIASVVAAILVLAGTYYVYRQVSRSNQEIQSSQAASSDDQGTQTALKDFNDLYDTFYTDANKTALKNSQFDKLSQLKTLLDKLEGSRDYTLAKSRYDSLATQIKAIQDVNALFESPAITDGVLDTNAKAKADAKFTEIKTGNTELDKLLDKAISLGKSQQTSASSSSSSSSTSQASSSSATESNASSTTPSTSTTAPARDTNGGLSGDGVNLQRSASRVPYNQSAVDDSNNPAWTFADGVLEQVLATSRARGYITGNQYILERVNIVNGNGYYNLYKPDGTYLFTLNCKTGYFVGNGSGHADDLDY, via the coding sequence ATGAGTAAGAAAAGACGTGATCGTCATAAAAAAGGACATCAAGAACCACAATTCGACTTTGATGAAGCAAAAGACTTGACTGTTGGTCAAGTCATTCGTAAGAATGAAGAGGTCGAAGCAGGAGTATTGCCTGAGGACAGTATCTTAGACAAATACATCAAACAGCACCGTGAAGAAATCGAAGCCGACAAGTTTGAAACTCGTCAGTTTAAAAAAGAAGAGCTAGCTTCTACTCAAAACCTAGAGGAAATGATCCAAGAAGTTCGTGAATCAAGTGAACCTTCTGATCAGGTAGACAATTCAGACATGGTTGCTGAGGAATCTATTGAAGAGATAGAAAATGATGAGACTACTCAGTTTGTTCCCCCACTTCAAGATGAAGAAAATGCTGAAATAGAGCCTCTCGTTTTAACAGAAACAGAGCCCAAGGAAATAAATGAGGAACAAGAAGAGGAGACCTATACACCTCTATCACGTTCGGCTCAAACAGAACCTGAAACAGGCTCTAAGAAGAAAGGTGTCATCATCATTGCTTCGGTAGTAGCTGCAATCCTTGTGCTTGCTGGAACATATTATGTCTACCGTCAAGTGTCTCGTTCAAACCAAGAAATCCAGTCTTCTCAAGCAGCCTCTTCGGATGATCAAGGGACACAAACAGCTTTGAAAGACTTCAATGATCTCTATGATACTTTCTATACAGATGCTAATAAGACTGCTCTGAAAAACAGCCAGTTTGATAAATTGAGCCAACTGAAAACCTTGCTAGATAAGTTAGAAGGTAGCCGTGATTATACACTAGCTAAGTCAAGATATGATAGCCTAGCAACTCAAATCAAGGCCATTCAAGATGTTAATGCCCTCTTTGAAAGCCCAGCAATCACTGATGGTGTCTTGGATACCAATGCGAAAGCCAAGGCAGACGCTAAATTTACAGAAATCAAGACAGGGAACACAGAACTAGACAAACTCTTGGATAAGGCCATTAGTCTTGGTAAGAGTCAACAAACCAGTGCTTCCAGCTCAAGTTCGAGCTCTAGCACGAGTCAAGCAAGCTCAAGTTCAGCTACAGAAAGCAATGCGAGCAGCACTACACCTTCAACTAGCACTACGGCACCAGCTAGAGACACAAATGGTGGTTTGTCTGGCGATGGGGTTAATCTTCAAAGAAGTGCTAGTCGTGTACCCTACAACCAATCAGCTGTAGACGATAGCAACAACCCTGCTTGGACGTTTGCGGATGGTGTATTGGAACAAGTCCTAGCAACATCACGTGCTCGTGGCTATATCACTGGAAATCAATATATCCTAGAACGTGTCAATATCGTAAACGGAAATGGTTATTACAACCTCTATAAACCAGATGGAACCTATCTCTTCACCCTCAACTGTAAGACGGGTTACTTTGTAGGGAATGGTTCTGGTCATGCGGATGACTTGGACTACTAG
- the gndA gene encoding NADP-dependent phosphogluconate dehydrogenase, translating into MTKANFGVVGMAVMGRNLALNIESRGYTVAIYNRSKEKTEDVIACHPEKNFVPSYDVESFVNSIEKPRRIMLMVQAGPGTDATIQALLPHLDKGDILIDGGNTFYKDTIRRNEELANSGINFIGTGVSGGEKGALEGPSIMPGGQKEAYELVADVLEEISAKAPEDGKPCVTYIGPDGAGHYVKMVHNGIEYGDMQLIAESYDLMQHLLGLSAEDMAEIFTEWNKGELDSYLIEITADILSRKDDEGQDGPIVDYILDAAGNKGTGKWTSQSALDLGVPLSLITESVFARYISTYKEERVHASKVLPKPAAFKFEGDKAELIEKIRQALYFSKIISYAQGFAQLRVASKENNWNLPFADIASIWRDGCIIRSRFLQKITDAYNRDADLANLLLDEYFLDVTAKYQQAVRDIVALAVQAGVPVPTFSAAITYFDSYRSADLPANLIQAQRDYFGAHTYQRKDKEGTFHYSWYDEK; encoded by the coding sequence ATGACAAAAGCTAACTTTGGTGTCGTTGGTATGGCCGTAATGGGTCGTAACCTTGCCCTAAATATCGAATCTCGTGGTTATACAGTTGCCATTTACAACCGTAGTAAAGAAAAAACAGAAGATGTCATTGCTTGCCATCCTGAAAAGAACTTTGTGCCAAGCTATGACGTGGAAAGCTTTGTAAACTCAATCGAAAAACCTCGTCGTATCATGCTCATGGTTCAAGCAGGACCTGGTACAGATGCTACAATCCAAGCTCTTCTTCCCCACCTTGACAAGGGTGATATCTTGATTGACGGAGGAAACACTTTCTACAAAGATACCATCCGTCGTAATGAAGAATTGGCAAACTCTGGCATCAACTTTATCGGTACTGGGGTTTCTGGTGGTGAAAAAGGTGCCCTTGAAGGTCCTTCTATCATGCCTGGTGGACAAAAAGAAGCCTACGAATTGGTTGCGGATGTTCTCGAAGAAATTTCAGCAAAAGCACCAGAAGATGGCAAACCATGTGTGACTTACATCGGTCCTGATGGAGCTGGTCACTATGTGAAAATGGTCCACAACGGTATCGAGTATGGTGATATGCAATTGATCGCAGAAAGCTATGACTTGATGCAACACTTGCTTGGCCTTTCTGCAGAAGACATGGCTGAAATCTTTACTGAGTGGAACAAGGGTGAATTGGACAGCTACTTGATCGAAATCACAGCTGATATCTTGAGCCGTAAAGACGATGAAGGTCAAGATGGACCAATCGTAGACTACATCCTCGATGCTGCAGGAAACAAAGGAACTGGTAAATGGACTAGCCAATCAGCTCTTGACCTTGGTGTGCCATTGTCACTCATCACTGAGTCAGTATTTGCGCGTTACATCTCTACATACAAAGAAGAGCGTGTACATGCTAGCAAGGTCCTTCCAAAACCAGCTGCTTTCAAATTTGAAGGTGACAAGGCTGAGTTGATCGAAAAGATTCGTCAAGCGCTTTACTTCTCAAAAATCATCTCATACGCACAAGGTTTTGCTCAATTGCGTGTGGCTTCTAAAGAAAATAACTGGAACTTGCCATTTGCAGACATCGCATCTATCTGGCGTGATGGCTGTATCATCCGTTCTCGTTTCTTGCAAAAGATTACAGATGCCTACAACCGCGATGCAGACCTTGCAAACCTTCTCTTGGATGAGTACTTCTTGGATGTTACTGCTAAGTACCAACAAGCAGTGCGTGATATCGTAGCTCTTGCTGTTCAAGCTGGTGTACCAGTGCCAACCTTCTCAGCAGCTATTACTTACTTTGATAGCTACCGTTCAGCTGACCTTCCAGCTAACTTGATTCAAGCACAACG